Part of the Candidatus Rokuibacteriota bacterium genome, CGGCCCCATCGTTACCCTCACCTTCAACCGCCCCGAGGCACGTAATGCCATGACGTGGGGTATGTACGAGCGGCTCCACCAGACCTGCGAGGCGGTGGACGCCGACGACTCCATCCGCGTTCTCGTGCTCAAAGGGGCGGGGGGCAAGGCCTTCGTGGCGGGCACCGACATCAGCCAGTTCACCAAGTTCGAGACCGCCGAGGACGGGCTCCGCTACGAGCGCGACGGTGATGAGCGCGCGGGCCGCATAGCCCGCGTCGAGAAGCCCGTGATCGCCCAGATCCAGGGCTTCGCCGTCGGGGGCGGCTTCGGCATCGCGGCCGGCGCCGACATCCGGATCGCCACGCCCGATGCCCGCTTCGGGGCCCCCATCGCGCGCACCCTCGGCAACTGCCTCTCGATGCGGGCCTACGCCCGCTACCTGGATCTCCTCGGCCCGTCACGCCTGAAGGAGCTGATCTTCACCGCGCGCTTGCTCTCGGCCGACGAGGCGCTGGCCGCCGGGTTCGTCCACGAGATCGTCCCCCCCGA contains:
- a CDS encoding enoyl-CoA hydratase/isomerase family protein; amino-acid sequence: MNTPDPGNEVLVTRDGPIVTLTFNRPEARNAMTWGMYERLHQTCEAVDADDSIRVLVLKGAGGKAFVAGTDISQFTKFETAEDGLRYERDGDERAGRIARVEKPVIAQIQGFAVGGGFGIAAGADIRIATPDARFGAPIARTLGNCLSMRAYARYLDLLGPSRLKELIFTARLLSADEALAAGFVHEIVPPERIEARVREVAETVASHAPITLRVTKEAIRRLQAARPLPDGDDLIALTYGSADFREGVHAFLEKRPPRWTGT